Proteins encoded in a region of the Tripterygium wilfordii isolate XIE 37 chromosome 21, ASM1340144v1, whole genome shotgun sequence genome:
- the LOC119988578 gene encoding protein REDOX 2-like gives MEAEQTPAVILSSGHRMPWIGMGTVSNPFPATDILASIFIDAIETGYRHFDTAAVYGSEEAVGLAVRKAVERGLIKSREEIFVTSKLFCTDAHPGLVIPGLKHSLERLGLDYVDLYLIHWPARLKQGSPPFNFPKENLLPFDIIGTWKDMEECSRLGLAKSIGVSNYGHKKLTQILQQATIPPAVNQVEMNVAWQQQNLLKFCQEKDIRLSAWSPLSGYGAPWGSPGVMESPILEEIAAAKHKTVAQIALRWVYQQGAIPIVKSFNKQRMKENLQILEFELSQDELEKIKKVSQRRTVSGDGWIHENGPYKTLEELWDGDV, from the exons atggaagcagAGCAAACCCCAGCAGTAATACTAAGTTCAGGACACAGGATGCCTTGGATAGGCATGGGGACTGTGTCAAACCCTTTCCCAGCAACTGATATCTTAGCCTCCATTTTTATCGATGCCATAGAGACCGGCTATCGTCATTTCGACACTGCGGCCGTCTATGGCTCTGAAGAAGCCGTTGGCCTCGCGGTGAGAAAGGCAGTAGAGAGAGGACTCATAAAGAGTCGCGAAGAGATTTTCGTTACTTCCAAGCTGTTCTGCACTGATGCTCATCCAGGTCTTGTCATCCCAGGACTAAAGCACTCACTTGA GAGGCTGGGGCTGGATTATGTGGATCTTTATCTGATCCATTGGCCAGCAAGATTGAAACAAGGAAGTCCGCCTTTCAATTTCCCGAAAGAGAACTTACTTCCATTTGATATCATAGGGACATGGAAGGACATGGAAGAGTGTTCAAGGTTGGGCTTAGCCAAGTCTATTGGTGTCAGCAACTATGGACACAAAAAACTCACTCAAATCCTTCAACAAGCCACCATCCCTCCTGCTGTTAATCAG GTAGAAATGAATGTTGCATGGCAGCAACAAAATTTGCTAAAGTTTTGCCAAGAGAAAGACATTCGTTTAAGCGCATGGTCTCCTTTGAGCGGCTATGGAGCTCCTTGGGGTTCGCCGGGAGTGATGGAGAGCCCAATTCTCGAGGAAATAGCAGCTGCAAAGCACAAGACTGTAGCTCAG ATTGCATTAAGATGGGTGTACCAGCAAGGAGCGATTCCTATAGTGAAAAGCTTCAACAAGCAGAGGATGAAAGAGAATCTTCAAATCCTTGAATTTGAACTAAGCCAGGATGAACTTGAAAAGATCAAGAAAGTTTCACAGCGAAGAACGGTTTCCGGGGACGGTTGGATTCATGAAAACGGCCCTTACAAGACATTGGAGGAACTCTGGGATGGTGATGTGTGA
- the LOC119988580 gene encoding annexin-like protein RJ4, translating into MATLIVHTQFSPKEDAVAINNAVKGLGADKKTLINILGHRNAAQRYQIKQAYAEIFQEDLVKRFESELSGDLEKAFYRWMLDPADRDAVLANVAIKKGSSEYHVIVEIACVLSPDELLAVRKAYQVRYKHSLEEDLASHTSGDLRKLLVGLVTSYRYSGEEIDAKLAEKEADILHDAIKDKKYNHDEVIRILSTRSKTQLMATFNRYKDDHGYSINKGLSDAPENDFTKALHATIECIYDHIKYYEKVLRNAMRRIGTDEDALTRVIVTRAEKDLKDIKELYYKENSVSTDGELAKETSGDYEQFLLTLLGKQD; encoded by the exons ATGGCTACCCTCATTGTGCACACCCAGTTTTCTCCCAAAGAAGATGCTGTAGCAATCAATAATGCTGTCAAAG GATTGGGGGCAGACAAGAAGACTTTGATCAATATATTGGGACACAGAAATGCAGCTCAAAGGTATCAAATCAAGCAAGCTTATGCTGAAATTTTCCAAGAAGATCTTGTCAAGCGATTCGAGTCCGAACTCTCTGGAGATTTGGAG AAAGCATTCTATAGATGGATGTTGGATCCAGCAGACAGAGATGCAGTTCTTGCTAATGTAGCCATCAAGAAAGGCAGTTCTGAATATCATGTCATCGTCGAAATCGCTTGTGTTTTGTCTCCTGATGAGCTCTTGGCGGTGAGAAAGGCATACCAGGTTCGATACAAGCACTCTTTGGAGGAAGATTTGGCTTCACATACCTCTGGTGACCTACGTAAG CTTTTGGTTGGTCTAGTGACTTCATATAGGTACAGTGGTGAAGAAATTGATGCAAAATTAGCTGAAAAGGAAGCTGATATTCTTCATGATGCTATCAAAGATAAGAAGTATAATCATGATGAAGTTATTAGGATTCTGAGTACAAGGAGCAAAACACAACTCATGGCGACTTTTAATCGTTACAAAGATGACCATGGTTATTCCATCAATAAG GGTTTATCGGATGCGCCGGAGAATGATTTCACTAAGGCACTCCATGCAACTATAGAATGCATCTATGACCACATCAAGTACTATGAAAAG GTTTTACGCAATGCGATGAGGAGGATTGGGACTGATGAGGATGCATTGACTAGAGTGATTGTTACAAGAGCTGAGAAAGATTTGAAGGACATTAAGGAACTTTATTACAAGGAAAATAGTGTGTCCACTGATGGAGAGCTTGCAAAGGAGACTTCTGGGGATTATGAACAATTCCTCCTCACTCTCCTGGGAAAACAAGAttga